In Actinomycetota bacterium, a genomic segment contains:
- a CDS encoding DUF3180 domain-containing protein produces the protein MTPTRVRLLLALGVLAGSIGWAIAVLVERHSGRVVPVPWLAAVTLWFLAIALFVWTLLARPRLKRKPGHRRMAPLIAARTAALAMAGSRTGSLVAGFYAGICIGTIPSRATQAGSDTLWISLASAAGALALAAAALWLEHICRLPTDGDGNNAGLGRVSA, from the coding sequence ATGACCCCGACGCGCGTACGCCTTCTGCTGGCATTGGGAGTCCTGGCTGGTTCGATCGGCTGGGCGATCGCGGTGCTCGTAGAGCGGCACTCCGGTCGAGTGGTGCCCGTCCCGTGGCTCGCTGCTGTCACCCTGTGGTTTCTGGCGATCGCCCTGTTCGTCTGGACCCTACTGGCGCGTCCGCGCCTGAAGCGCAAGCCAGGTCATCGACGCATGGCGCCACTGATCGCGGCCCGAACAGCGGCTTTGGCCATGGCGGGTTCTCGCACCGGCTCGCTGGTCGCGGGTTTCTACGCAGGTATCTGCATCGGGACCATTCCCTCACGCGCTACGCAGGCCGGCTCGGACACTCTTTGGATCAGCCTTGCGTCTGCTGCGGGTGCCCTCGCCTTGGCTGCCGCTGCGCTCTGGCTCGAGCACATCTGCCGATTGCCAACGGACGGGGATGGCAATAATGCTGGCCTCGGTAGGGTCAGCGCATGA
- a CDS encoding DUF2520 domain-containing protein, translating into MSVTAPPRLRVGVIGTGRAGSVIAAALQRAGHLVIAASAVSDLSRLRAEALLPTTPIVDLAEVAATVDLVLVAVPDDALIGLVQGLANAGVVTPGQFWMHLSGRYGIAALDAVTRDGALPLAIHPVMSFTGTSMDLTRLADCPFGVTAPEALRTAAEALVIEMGGEPIWVPEGSRPLYHAALAFGSNFLITLVAQSTELLEHAGIERPQRVLGPLLGASLDNALRLGDQALTGPVARGDAGSVAAHLEVIGAESSTAQDAYRALARVTADRAVAAGLLSAGLAGPLLEVLNSQGESS; encoded by the coding sequence GTGAGCGTGACGGCTCCTCCCCGACTTCGCGTTGGCGTAATTGGCACTGGTCGAGCCGGATCAGTCATCGCCGCCGCCTTGCAGCGCGCCGGACACCTGGTGATCGCGGCTTCAGCGGTTTCGGATCTTTCGCGACTGCGCGCGGAAGCGCTGCTGCCGACTACGCCCATTGTTGATCTGGCAGAGGTCGCTGCCACAGTTGACCTAGTGCTCGTTGCGGTGCCTGACGATGCCTTGATTGGACTCGTACAAGGTTTGGCAAACGCCGGAGTGGTCACGCCTGGGCAATTCTGGATGCATTTGAGCGGCCGCTACGGCATCGCAGCGCTGGATGCAGTCACGCGCGACGGGGCCTTGCCATTGGCCATTCATCCGGTGATGTCCTTCACCGGAACCAGCATGGATCTCACTCGCCTGGCTGATTGCCCCTTCGGAGTGACGGCTCCGGAGGCGTTGAGAACTGCAGCGGAGGCATTGGTCATTGAAATGGGTGGCGAGCCAATCTGGGTGCCTGAAGGCAGTCGGCCGCTGTACCACGCAGCGCTCGCCTTCGGCTCGAACTTCCTGATCACGCTTGTTGCCCAAAGCACTGAACTGCTCGAACATGCTGGCATTGAGCGTCCGCAGCGAGTACTGGGCCCGTTGTTGGGAGCCAGTCTGGATAACGCCCTTCGACTTGGTGATCAGGCGTTGACCGGACCCGTGGCTCGTGGAGATGCAGGTTCGGTGGCCGCGCACCTTGAGGTCATTGGGGCCGAATCCAGCACGGCGCAGGATGCCTACCGTGCGCTCGCTCGCGTGACGGCAGATCGCGCAGTTGCCGCGGGACTGCTGTCGGCAGGTCTTGCCGGGCCTTTGCTTGAAGTGCTGAATTCGCAAGGCGAATCGTCATGA
- the folP gene encoding dihydropteroate synthase translates to MSTRHPAGLPAALLGIDRTLIVGVLNVTPDSFSDGGRYRNAQAAIEHGIALQASGADFVDVGGESTRPGAERVAASEEEHRVLAVVSGLKAAGVPTSIDTMRATTAVAAVAEGAFLINDVSGGLADPDMYGTVASLGVPYVVMHWRGHSTTMQSQSHYDNVVDEVRGELQTRVFAALEAGIEREAIVLDPGLGFAKEADHNWALLHSLKNFIELGFPVLLGASRKRFLGGLLAAPDGSARPVDQRDVATDAISALAAAAGVWAVRVHDVPGSADAVRVGEAWKRGRG, encoded by the coding sequence ATGAGCACCCGGCACCCGGCAGGGTTGCCTGCGGCGTTGCTCGGCATCGACCGCACCTTGATCGTTGGTGTCCTCAACGTCACGCCCGATTCCTTTTCTGATGGCGGCCGCTATCGCAATGCGCAGGCGGCAATCGAGCACGGCATTGCCCTGCAGGCTTCGGGAGCCGATTTCGTCGATGTTGGTGGTGAGTCCACGCGACCGGGAGCAGAGCGCGTTGCGGCCAGCGAGGAAGAGCATCGAGTGCTTGCCGTTGTGAGCGGATTGAAGGCAGCAGGCGTGCCAACAAGCATCGACACTATGCGAGCCACCACTGCTGTTGCTGCAGTGGCCGAAGGTGCTTTTCTGATCAATGACGTCAGCGGTGGGCTCGCTGATCCTGATATGTACGGCACGGTTGCCAGTCTTGGTGTTCCCTATGTCGTCATGCATTGGCGAGGACACAGCACCACCATGCAGTCGCAGTCGCATTACGACAATGTTGTTGACGAGGTGCGAGGCGAACTTCAAACTCGAGTCTTTGCAGCGCTTGAAGCTGGGATTGAGCGTGAGGCGATTGTCCTGGATCCCGGGCTTGGCTTTGCCAAGGAGGCTGATCACAACTGGGCCCTCTTGCATTCGCTGAAGAATTTCATCGAGCTCGGCTTTCCCGTCTTGCTCGGCGCTTCGCGCAAGAGATTCCTTGGCGGGCTGCTCGCAGCCCCAGATGGGAGTGCGCGGCCAGTTGATCAACGCGATGTTGCGACGGATGCGATCTCTGCGCTCGCTGCTGCGGCTGGGGTATGGGCTGTTCGAGTGCACGATGTGCCCGGAAGTGCGGATGCCGTGCGCGTTGGTGAGGCGTGGAAACGGGGAAGAGGATGA
- a CDS encoding NADH-quinone oxidoreductase subunit D encodes MSSREVLVSFGMARHLPSDLYVDLGILHPTQHAALQINLQLDGEIITAADPQIGFMHRSDEKLFESLDYRQLLMLASRHDWVNAFHAELNIALLLEEAMGIIPPERASWSRMLLAELDRVTTSLLMLGAAGGGLMPAIQARERLMHLHEQLTGTRLHPMFVRIGGIAHEISPAWLDSLELELDSLRAIVPNMRAHAESAFAHLAGVGIITAEQVNQFGLSGIAARAGGMPIDLRIERPYLSYSHINVPLQLGKVSDIPSRLSLLAEQLESSLTIIRAATTWLRVAGAGAVNTPLPKVVRVPEGTTYLAIEGPLGVLGGLLDSAGDRTPWRLKLRTPSFAMVQSLTETLIGLPLEHLAVMLQSCTFVIGDADR; translated from the coding sequence GTGAGCTCGCGCGAAGTCCTCGTCTCCTTTGGGATGGCACGGCACCTGCCATCAGACTTGTACGTGGACCTGGGCATATTGCACCCCACACAACATGCTGCGCTGCAGATCAATCTCCAATTGGACGGCGAGATCATCACGGCCGCTGACCCGCAAATCGGCTTCATGCACCGCAGCGATGAAAAGCTCTTTGAATCTCTCGACTACCGCCAACTGCTGATGCTGGCCAGTCGACACGATTGGGTCAATGCCTTCCATGCCGAGTTGAATATTGCTCTGCTGCTTGAGGAAGCGATGGGCATCATCCCTCCAGAGCGAGCGAGCTGGTCGCGAATGCTGCTTGCCGAACTCGACCGGGTTACCACGAGTCTGCTCATGCTCGGCGCAGCGGGCGGTGGACTGATGCCGGCAATCCAGGCCAGAGAGCGCCTCATGCACCTGCACGAGCAGTTGACGGGAACTCGGCTGCACCCGATGTTCGTGCGAATCGGCGGCATTGCGCACGAAATATCGCCGGCTTGGCTGGACTCTCTTGAACTCGAACTCGACTCGCTGCGAGCCATCGTGCCGAACATGCGTGCGCATGCTGAGAGTGCGTTCGCGCACTTGGCTGGCGTTGGCATCATCACCGCCGAGCAAGTCAACCAATTCGGACTCTCCGGGATCGCAGCGCGAGCAGGGGGCATGCCCATTGACCTTCGAATTGAGCGGCCCTATCTGTCCTACTCACACATCAATGTGCCGCTGCAGCTCGGAAAGGTCAGCGATATTCCAAGCCGCTTGTCCCTGTTGGCTGAGCAGCTCGAATCCAGCCTGACGATCATCAGAGCTGCCACGACTTGGTTGCGGGTAGCCGGAGCCGGAGCCGTCAATACGCCGCTGCCGAAGGTTGTTCGGGTTCCTGAAGGGACGACCTACTTGGCGATCGAGGGACCCCTTGGCGTCCTTGGTGGACTGTTGGACAGCGCCGGAGACCGGACTCCATGGCGATTGAAGCTGCGCACGCCTTCGTTTGCGATGGTGCAATCCCTCACTGAGACGCTGATCGGACTTCCGCTGGAACATCTGGCCGTGATGCTGCAGTCGTGCACATTCGTGATCGGCGACGCAGACCGCTGA
- the hpt gene encoding hypoxanthine phosphoribosyltransferase, giving the protein MLPEDIGADLAHVLVSEEQIHARIAELAEQIEADYKDRDLLLVGVLKGAVMIMADLARALRRSTDMDWMAISSYGSGTKSSGVVRIMKDLDGDIAGRNVLIVEDILDSGLTLSWLIKNLGSRGTASVEVFSLLRKPDALKVQVLPKYVGFDIPNEFVVGYGLDYAQKFRNLRCVGTLAPHVYGS; this is encoded by the coding sequence TTGCTACCTGAAGATATCGGCGCCGATCTTGCCCATGTACTGGTGAGTGAAGAACAAATCCATGCACGCATCGCTGAACTTGCCGAGCAGATCGAGGCTGACTATAAGGACAGGGATCTGCTGCTGGTCGGGGTGCTGAAAGGCGCGGTCATGATCATGGCTGATCTTGCGCGCGCTCTTCGCCGCAGCACTGACATGGACTGGATGGCCATCTCTTCGTACGGATCCGGAACCAAATCCAGTGGTGTCGTGCGCATCATGAAAGACCTCGACGGGGACATCGCTGGTCGCAATGTGCTGATCGTGGAGGACATCCTTGACTCTGGTCTGACGCTCTCCTGGCTCATCAAGAACCTGGGCTCACGAGGCACTGCCTCAGTTGAAGTGTTCTCGCTCCTGCGCAAGCCCGATGCCCTGAAGGTTCAGGTGCTCCCGAAGTATGTGGGCTTCGACATCCCCAATGAATTTGTTGTCGGATACGGACTTGACTACGCCCAGAAATTCCGCAATTTGCGATGTGTGGGCACTTTGGCTCCACATGTCTATGGATCTTGA
- the tilS gene encoding tRNA lysidine(34) synthetase TilS, with translation MDDRHWASTSTLEVRKAVQLGLRDLQRGSVVLVACSGGPDSLALAAAAAFVGRSLGLTVGAVVVDHQLQESSHQVAHAAQEACIAFDLDPVVIARVDVGSDGGPEAAARTARYEALNAVAVKMQAVAVLLGHTRDDQAETVLLRLARGSGTRSIAAMRPVAGLLRRPLLHLSRELVRASAKQECEALGLKAWEDPHNDEERFARVRLRTALDQLQSALGPGLATGLARSAELAADDADALDAWAQAAFVDLVVFSDDRLEIDILEFAQLPVAIRTRIIRRMCIDLGAVPEDVTRAQVLAVDALVDNWHGQGAVSLPGRVSARREYGRLVLITVLDAGDPVAT, from the coding sequence GTGGACGATCGACATTGGGCTTCGACCTCGACTCTGGAGGTGCGCAAGGCAGTTCAACTCGGACTCCGTGATCTACAGCGGGGATCAGTAGTGCTGGTTGCCTGCTCGGGAGGGCCAGACTCTCTTGCGCTTGCCGCAGCCGCAGCATTTGTCGGTAGGTCCCTTGGACTGACCGTTGGCGCAGTTGTTGTGGACCACCAATTGCAGGAGAGCTCGCATCAGGTTGCTCATGCAGCGCAGGAAGCCTGCATTGCATTTGATCTGGATCCAGTGGTGATTGCTCGAGTCGATGTGGGTTCGGATGGCGGCCCGGAGGCCGCGGCTCGCACTGCTCGCTATGAGGCGCTCAATGCCGTAGCGGTCAAGATGCAGGCGGTGGCCGTGCTGCTTGGCCACACACGTGATGATCAGGCTGAGACGGTGTTGCTTCGCTTGGCGCGAGGCTCAGGCACTCGCTCGATTGCTGCCATGCGTCCAGTGGCCGGACTGCTGCGGCGGCCGCTGCTGCATCTGTCCCGAGAGCTCGTGCGGGCCAGCGCGAAACAGGAGTGTGAAGCCTTGGGCCTGAAGGCTTGGGAGGATCCCCATAACGATGAGGAGCGCTTCGCTCGAGTCCGTTTGCGCACCGCTCTGGATCAATTGCAGAGCGCGCTGGGCCCTGGGCTGGCCACCGGCCTCGCACGCAGTGCTGAGCTTGCCGCAGATGACGCAGATGCTCTCGATGCGTGGGCCCAGGCTGCATTTGTGGATCTCGTTGTCTTTTCGGATGACCGCCTGGAAATCGACATCCTTGAGTTCGCGCAACTCCCAGTGGCGATCCGCACCCGCATCATTCGGCGTATGTGCATAGATCTGGGTGCAGTTCCCGAGGATGTGACCCGGGCACAGGTGCTCGCCGTGGATGCCTTGGTGGACAACTGGCATGGGCAGGGAGCAGTGAGCCTGCCTGGGCGGGTCAGCGCCCGTCGAGAGTATGGGAGGCTGGTCCTCATCACCGTCCTCGACGCAGGAGACCCCGTTGCTACCTGA
- the folB gene encoding dihydroneopterin aldolase yields the protein MSRDQIVITGIRGIGFHGVFDYERRDGQEFAVDITVFLEASTAASTDDLKNTVDYGAVSQVVFDRIVGEPVSLIETLAEQIAADILKIPGVEQVEVTVHKPQAPIPVPFENVALRILRP from the coding sequence ATGAGCAGAGATCAGATTGTCATCACAGGGATTCGCGGCATCGGTTTTCACGGTGTCTTCGACTACGAACGTCGTGACGGACAGGAGTTTGCTGTCGACATCACAGTCTTCCTCGAAGCAAGCACTGCGGCGAGCACTGATGACCTCAAGAACACCGTCGATTACGGTGCGGTTTCGCAGGTGGTGTTTGATCGCATCGTTGGCGAGCCAGTGTCGCTCATTGAGACTCTGGCTGAACAGATTGCCGCGGACATCCTGAAGATCCCGGGTGTGGAGCAGGTTGAAGTCACCGTGCACAAGCCGCAAGCACCCATCCCAGTTCCCTTTGAGAATGTCGCGTTGAGAATTCTGCGCCCGTGA
- the ftsH gene encoding ATP-dependent zinc metalloprotease FtsH — translation MDFKRIIRGPIFWVAIAVTFVLIGSSLLSGLGTPEQVDTSAAVSDINANRVDTATLTDRDQLLELTLKDGSKVRTSYIAGQGVNLQELLQSKVDAGQIPGGYNVVVPSENLLLTLLFSLLPIAIVVFLLFFFMSQMQGGGNRVMNFGKSKAKLVNKDMPQTTFADVAGADEAVEELQEIKEFLADPTKFHAVGAKIPKGVLLYGPPGTGKTLLARAVAGEAAVPFFSISGSDFVEMFVGVGASRVRDLFEQAKANAPSIIFIDEIDAVGRHRGAGLGGGHDEREQTLNQMLVEMDGFDVTGGVILIAATNRPDILDPALLRPGRFDRQIAVDRPDLLGRFAILEVHAKGKPMADEVDLMAVARRSPGFTGADLANVLNEAALLTARLGKTRVDDFALDEAIDRVIAGPQKRTRVMDDLEKSITAYHEAGHAIVAGALPGNDPVHKITILPRGRALGYTMVLPEQDKYSTTRSEMQNQLAYMLGGRAAEELIFHDPTTGASNDIERATAVARAMVTQYGMTERLGAIQYGQQNQEVFLGRDMGHVRDYSEDIASAIDEEVRTFIELAHQEAYDILVANRDVLDALVTELLEKETLDRSQIDEVFATLQLQEPRPAWTGSARRQPDFRGPITRVSPSSNGHNATDEVQ, via the coding sequence ATGGACTTCAAGCGCATAATTCGTGGCCCCATCTTCTGGGTTGCGATCGCTGTGACGTTCGTATTGATCGGGTCCAGCCTCCTTTCTGGCCTCGGAACACCTGAGCAGGTCGATACCAGCGCAGCCGTCTCGGATATCAACGCCAACAGAGTCGACACTGCGACCCTGACTGATCGCGATCAACTGTTGGAACTGACCTTGAAGGACGGTTCCAAGGTTCGTACGTCATATATCGCCGGGCAGGGTGTGAATCTGCAGGAACTGCTGCAGTCCAAGGTTGATGCGGGCCAGATCCCGGGCGGCTACAACGTCGTTGTGCCGAGTGAGAATCTGCTGCTCACGCTCCTGTTCTCCTTGCTGCCGATTGCCATCGTCGTCTTCCTGCTCTTCTTCTTCATGAGCCAGATGCAAGGCGGCGGCAATCGCGTCATGAACTTCGGCAAGTCCAAGGCCAAACTGGTCAACAAGGACATGCCGCAGACCACCTTTGCCGATGTTGCTGGCGCCGATGAAGCCGTCGAGGAGCTGCAGGAGATCAAGGAGTTCCTTGCCGACCCGACCAAGTTCCACGCCGTGGGTGCCAAGATCCCCAAAGGCGTGCTCCTGTACGGCCCTCCCGGAACAGGCAAGACCCTGCTTGCGCGCGCAGTTGCCGGCGAAGCAGCCGTGCCCTTCTTCTCCATCTCTGGATCTGACTTCGTGGAGATGTTCGTTGGTGTTGGTGCCAGCCGCGTTCGTGACCTCTTTGAACAAGCGAAGGCAAACGCGCCTTCCATCATCTTCATCGACGAGATCGATGCGGTCGGTCGTCATCGCGGCGCAGGTCTTGGCGGCGGACATGACGAACGTGAGCAGACCCTCAACCAGATGCTCGTGGAGATGGATGGATTCGATGTCACCGGTGGCGTCATCCTGATTGCGGCGACCAACCGTCCGGACATTCTTGACCCTGCGTTGCTTCGCCCCGGTCGTTTCGATCGTCAGATTGCAGTTGATCGTCCCGACCTGTTGGGCCGCTTCGCCATCCTTGAGGTTCACGCCAAGGGCAAGCCGATGGCCGACGAAGTCGATCTGATGGCCGTTGCTCGTCGCTCACCTGGCTTCACAGGCGCCGATCTCGCCAATGTACTGAACGAGGCCGCATTGCTCACTGCTCGTCTTGGCAAGACACGCGTCGATGACTTCGCTCTCGACGAGGCGATTGATCGAGTCATCGCCGGTCCGCAGAAGCGAACCCGAGTGATGGACGATCTCGAGAAGAGCATCACGGCCTATCACGAAGCCGGACACGCGATTGTTGCCGGAGCGCTGCCGGGCAATGACCCCGTGCACAAGATCACGATCCTGCCGCGTGGTCGCGCACTGGGTTACACGATGGTGCTGCCTGAACAGGACAAGTACTCAACTACCCGCAGCGAGATGCAGAACCAGCTCGCGTACATGCTCGGTGGGCGTGCCGCAGAAGAATTGATCTTCCACGATCCGACCACTGGTGCCTCAAATGACATTGAGCGTGCAACGGCGGTTGCCCGGGCAATGGTCACCCAATACGGCATGACCGAACGCCTCGGTGCAATTCAATACGGCCAGCAGAACCAGGAAGTGTTCCTGGGTCGCGACATGGGGCATGTGCGCGACTACTCCGAGGACATCGCCAGTGCAATTGACGAAGAAGTGCGAACCTTCATTGAACTCGCGCACCAAGAGGCGTACGACATCTTGGTCGCCAATCGAGATGTCCTGGATGCGCTCGTCACCGAATTGCTTGAAAAGGAGACTCTGGATCGCAGCCAGATCGATGAGGTCTTTGCGACCCTGCAGTTGCAGGAGCCCCGCCCAGCCTGGACAGGCTCAGCTCGTCGGCAACCGGATTTCCGTGGGCCAATTACACGAGTCTCGCCCTCATCCAATGGGCACAACGCGACAGATGAGGTGCAATGA
- the panC gene encoding pantoate--beta-alanine ligase → MTARLVSTHAELKAARGTLSPVAVVMTMGALHEGHAELIHCARQEVGRGGCVIVTDFVNPTQFGEAEDFARYPRTLEHDLDLAGVAGADLVYAPAVEEVYGTTDLAHLHEQVMVHPGSLGSILEGKSRPGHFQGMLTVVAKFLHLTEPDVAFFGQKDYQQLALITSMVNSLCFSIRVVGVPTVREEDGLARSSRNRFLTKQERTTAVALSRAIAVAAEVAAQDGARAGERAGHAVLALHPEINLDYLVITNPELGPATVGEGRVLVAANIGVVRLIDNMPCVIGGSA, encoded by the coding sequence ATGACGGCGCGATTGGTGTCAACGCACGCAGAACTCAAGGCCGCACGCGGAACGCTGAGTCCGGTTGCAGTGGTGATGACGATGGGCGCCTTGCATGAAGGTCATGCCGAATTGATCCACTGCGCCCGGCAAGAGGTGGGACGCGGAGGCTGTGTCATCGTGACGGATTTTGTGAATCCGACCCAGTTTGGCGAAGCCGAGGACTTTGCTCGCTATCCGCGCACTTTGGAGCACGATCTGGACCTCGCGGGCGTGGCCGGCGCTGATCTTGTGTATGCACCGGCAGTCGAAGAGGTGTACGGCACCACAGATCTGGCACATCTCCACGAGCAGGTAATGGTCCATCCGGGATCGCTGGGATCGATTCTTGAAGGCAAGTCGCGCCCTGGTCATTTTCAGGGGATGCTCACCGTGGTTGCCAAGTTCCTGCACCTCACTGAACCAGACGTCGCCTTCTTCGGGCAGAAGGACTACCAGCAGCTCGCGCTCATCACCTCGATGGTGAACTCGCTGTGCTTCTCGATCAGAGTTGTGGGAGTGCCGACTGTTCGTGAGGAGGACGGCCTGGCCAGAAGCAGTCGTAATCGATTCCTCACCAAGCAGGAGCGCACCACGGCCGTTGCGCTGTCCCGAGCCATCGCGGTTGCGGCTGAAGTGGCAGCCCAAGACGGAGCGCGGGCAGGTGAACGTGCAGGCCATGCCGTCCTTGCCTTGCATCCGGAGATCAATCTCGACTACCTGGTCATCACCAACCCCGAACTGGGCCCCGCCACCGTTGGCGAAGGTCGCGTGCTCGTTGCAGCCAACATTGGAGTCGTTCGTTTGATCGACAACATGCCGTGCGTCATCGGTGGCAGTGCGTGA
- the folE gene encoding GTP cyclohydrolase I FolE: MSINPVSIDPNTAVGAFDAEGVERAIHALLIAVGEDPSREGLKDTPARVARSYREIFAGLHMTAEDVLTTMFDIGHDEMVIVRDIEMYSTCEHHLVPFHGRAHIGYIPNENGRITGLSKLARLVDVYAKRPQVQERLTTQIADALMRILEPRGAIVVIEAEHLCMSMRGVRKPGSKTLTSAVRGSLRDSTSRAEAMALIQGR, encoded by the coding sequence ATGAGCATCAATCCAGTGAGCATCGACCCGAACACCGCTGTCGGTGCATTTGATGCTGAGGGTGTTGAGCGCGCCATTCACGCGCTGCTCATCGCTGTTGGTGAGGACCCCTCACGCGAGGGCTTGAAGGACACCCCAGCTCGAGTTGCTCGCTCATACCGGGAGATCTTCGCGGGCTTGCACATGACAGCCGAAGATGTGCTCACCACCATGTTCGACATCGGTCATGACGAGATGGTGATCGTGCGCGATATCGAGATGTACAGCACCTGCGAGCATCACCTGGTTCCCTTCCATGGGCGGGCACACATCGGCTACATCCCCAACGAGAACGGCCGCATCACTGGGCTTTCCAAGTTGGCTCGCCTGGTTGATGTCTATGCCAAGCGCCCCCAGGTGCAAGAGCGCTTGACCACGCAGATCGCTGATGCCTTGATGCGCATCCTTGAGCCTCGCGGTGCCATCGTCGTGATCGAGGCTGAGCACCTGTGCATGTCGATGCGTGGCGTGCGCAAGCCAGGCTCCAAGACTCTTACCAGCGCAGTACGGGGCTCGCTGCGGGATTCGACCTCGCGCGCCGAGGCAATGGCGCTGATCCAAGGCCGATGA
- the folK gene encoding 2-amino-4-hydroxy-6-hydroxymethyldihydropteridine diphosphokinase: protein MSSAVLGLGANLGDAIAALQGAVDALVSTAGITVNCSSAVFATEPVGGPQQPTYVNAVVLIQTTLTPMQLLQRVNAIEEQWHRTREVRWGPRTLDIDIIVFDSLVSSDPRLTLPHPRASERGFVLVPWLDADPDAELLGVPVRELVDQVDTSGVQLLDPPLELQVQS from the coding sequence GTGAGTTCAGCGGTGCTCGGGCTTGGTGCCAACTTGGGGGATGCCATTGCGGCCCTGCAAGGGGCAGTCGATGCACTTGTCTCAACAGCGGGTATCACTGTGAACTGCAGTTCAGCGGTGTTCGCCACCGAGCCTGTTGGCGGTCCGCAGCAGCCGACATACGTCAACGCAGTGGTGCTGATCCAGACCACACTGACTCCGATGCAATTGCTCCAGCGCGTCAATGCCATAGAGGAGCAGTGGCATCGCACTCGAGAGGTCCGCTGGGGACCGCGCACTTTGGACATTGACATCATCGTGTTCGACTCTCTGGTGTCATCGGACCCTCGCCTGACTCTGCCGCACCCACGCGCCTCAGAGCGCGGCTTCGTACTGGTTCCTTGGCTGGACGCAGATCCCGATGCTGAGCTCCTTGGCGTGCCAGTGCGCGAACTCGTTGATCAGGTAGACACCTCGGGCGTGCAACTTCTTGATCCTCCTCTGGAGTTGCAGGTGCAGTCATGA